From the genome of Thermotoga sp.:
ACTCCAAACACAGCTCGAAGCAGAACTCAGAAAGATAATAGAAGACTGCAAAAAAGCGGGTGTTCCCTTAGAGAGGGTGTTGAGGCTGGTAGAAGAAATCTACAGGGGTGATGAGTGATGTTGAAAGTGAAAAACTTGAAGAAGTTCTACGGAAAGAAAGCCGCAGTGAACGATATCAGCTTCTATGTTGAAAAAGGAGAAGTCTTCGCTATTCTCGGTCCCAATGGTGCGGGAAAGACCACCACTTTAAAGTGTATTGTAGGCCTCAGGAAGAAATCTGCCGGAGAGATCGAATTGAACGGTACGTTCACCTACCTTCCAGAGGAAAAGAGGCTCTACCCTTATCTCAAGGTGAAAGAGATAGTATCATTCTTCAGAAAAATTGGAAGGAACTTTCATGAAGAAAGATCCCTCGAGATGCTTGAAAGATACAAGATAGACCTCAACGAAAAGGTGGTGAACCTA
Proteins encoded in this window:
- a CDS encoding ATP-binding cassette domain-containing protein is translated as MLKVKNLKKFYGKKAAVNDISFYVEKGEVFAILGPNGAGKTTTLKCIVGLRKKSAGEIELNGTFTYLPEEKRLYPYLKVKEIVSFFRKIGRNFHEERSLEMLERYKIDLNEKVVNLSHGMRTILYLSLVLAEDVDLYILDEPTWGIDPLVRSDLLEHVRSLTYDGKAVLYT